One region of Dehalococcoidia bacterium genomic DNA includes:
- a CDS encoding GNAT family N-acetyltransferase, giving the protein MAVNAEQIAFRPLQADDLPRMYRWINTPHVARWWDAAPSLAAVEAEYLPRITDSGPTQCYAILLAGEPAGFIQTYLIDDHPEYAAAVEVERGAAGVDLFIGEAEHVHRGLGALVLRRFLRDVVFARAGAEACIIGPAASNASAIRAYEKAGFRYLKSVRVPGEAEPEYLMRITRAEALHDR; this is encoded by the coding sequence ATGGCGGTGAACGCGGAGCAGATCGCCTTTCGTCCGCTTCAAGCCGACGATCTTCCGAGGATGTACCGCTGGATCAACACGCCGCACGTGGCGCGCTGGTGGGATGCGGCGCCGTCGCTTGCCGCGGTGGAAGCGGAGTATCTGCCGCGTATCACCGATTCCGGGCCGACGCAGTGTTACGCGATCCTGCTTGCGGGCGAGCCGGCCGGCTTCATCCAGACCTATCTGATCGACGACCATCCCGAATACGCCGCGGCGGTTGAAGTCGAGCGCGGCGCGGCCGGTGTGGATCTGTTCATCGGCGAGGCCGAGCATGTGCACCGCGGCCTGGGGGCGCTGGTTCTGCGCCGCTTCCTGCGCGATGTGGTCTTCGCCCGCGCGGGGGCGGAGGCCTGCATCATCGGACCGGCGGCGTCGAACGCGAGCGCCATCCGTGCCTACGAGAAGGCGGGCTTCCGCTATCTGAAGAGCGTGCGCGTGCCTGGCGAAGCCGAACCGGAATACCTGATGCGGATCACGCGGGCCGAGGCGCTGCACGACCGCTGA
- a CDS encoding CoA transferase, with protein MATGLLTDLRVVELANAPGAAYCGKLLADAGAELIAVEPPGGSRLRTLAPFVHAVVAIRGDQRGHRGDERRAQRRLHDRGEALCGLRPVVADDEHARLALRVRGCRRRRIGERSPDGRRQGAIAAWRDSEMGNGVHHAEVDLVGTVAVAAFRSKCT; from the coding sequence ATGGCGACGGGGCTGCTGACGGATCTGCGCGTGGTCGAGCTGGCGAATGCACCGGGCGCGGCCTACTGCGGCAAGCTGCTGGCCGACGCCGGCGCCGAGCTGATCGCGGTCGAGCCGCCGGGCGGCAGCCGCCTGCGCACGCTGGCGCCCTTCGTGCACGCCGTCGTAGCCATCCGCGGCGACCAGCGCGGCCACCGCGGCGACGAACGCCGGGCGCAGCGCCGGCTGCACGACCGCGGCGAAGCTCTGTGCGGTCTCCGGCCGGTCGTCGCCGACGACGAGCACGCTCGACTCGCCCTCCGTGTGCGCGGCTGCCGCCGACGCCGGATCGGGGAAAGGTCCCCAGACGGGCGGCGCCAGGGTGCCATCGCGGCGTGGCGGGATAGCGAAATGGGCAACGGTGTTCACCACGCCGAAGTCGATCTGGTCGGAACGGTAGCCGTTGCCGCGTTCCGAAGTAAGTGTACATAA